A single Physeter macrocephalus isolate SW-GA unplaced genomic scaffold, ASM283717v5 random_177, whole genome shotgun sequence DNA region contains:
- the CA7 gene encoding carbonic anhydrase 7 isoform X7, producing MTGHHGWGYGHNDGPSHWHKLYPIAQGDRQSPINIVSSQAVYSPSLKPLELSYESCTSLSIANNGHSVQVDFNDSDDRTVVTGGPLDGPYRLKQLHFHWGKKHSEGSEHTVDGKSFPSELHLVHWNAKKYSTFGEAASAPDGLAVVGVFLETGDEHASMNRLTDALYMVRFKGTKAQFSCFNPKYLLPASQHYWTYPGSLTTPPLSESVTWIVLREPISISERQMEKFRSLLFTAEDDERIHMVNNFRPPQPLKGRVVKASFRA from the exons ATGACCGGCCACCACGGCTGGGGCTACGGCCACAACGACG GCCCCTCACACTGGCACAAGCTGTATCCCATTGCCCAGGGAGACCGCCAGTCACCAATCAATATCGTATCCAGCCAGGCTGTGTACTCGCCCAGCCTGAAGCCACTGGAGCTTTCCTATGAGTCCTGCACGTCCCTCAGCATCGCCAACAATGGGCACTCTGTCCAAGTGGACTTCAATGACAGTGATGACCGAACTG TGGTGACTGGGGGCCCCCTGGATGGGCCCTACCGGCTCAAGCAGCTCCATTTCCACTGGGGCAAGAAGCACAGTGAGGGCTCAGAGCACACGGTGGATGGCAAGTCATTCCCCAGCGAA CTGCACCTGGTTCATTGGAATGCCAAGAAGTACAGCACCTTTGGGGAGGCGGCCTCAGCACCCGATGGCCTGGCTGTGGTTGGTGTCTTCCTGGAG ACGGGGGACGAGCACGCCAGCATGAACCGTCTGACAGATGCACTCTACATGGTTCGGTTTAAG ggcACCAAGGCCCAGTTCAGCTGCTTCAACCCCAAGTACCTCCTGCCTGCCAGCCAGCACTACTGGACCTACCCTGGCTCCCTGACAACACCCCCACTGAGCGAGAGCGTCACCTGGATTGTGCTCCGGGAGCCCATCAGCATCTCTGAGAGGCAG ATGGAGAAATTTCGGAGCCTGCTTTTCACCGCAGAGGATGATGAGAGGATCCACATGGTGAACAACTTCCGGCCGCCACAGCCACTGAAGGGCCGTGTGGTCAAGGCCTCCTTCAGGGCCTGA
- the CA7 gene encoding carbonic anhydrase 7 isoform X4: MNNEEPRSRLPGRNPGPSHWHKLYPIAQGDRQSPINIVSSQAVYSPSLKPLELSYESCTSLSIANNGHSVQVDFNDSDDRTASRSQPSWTKERPVGTCSSSFQVVTGGPLDGPYRLKQLHFHWGKKHSEGSEHTVDGKSFPSELHLVHWNAKKYSTFGEAASAPDGLAVVGVFLETGDEHASMNRLTDALYMVRFKGTKAQFSCFNPKYLLPASQHYWTYPGSLTTPPLSESVTWIVLREPISISERQMEKFRSLLFTAEDDERIHMVNNFRPPQPLKGRVVKASFRA, from the exons ATGAACAATGAGGAGCCAAGATCCAGGCTGCCAGGACGAAACCCAG GCCCCTCACACTGGCACAAGCTGTATCCCATTGCCCAGGGAGACCGCCAGTCACCAATCAATATCGTATCCAGCCAGGCTGTGTACTCGCCCAGCCTGAAGCCACTGGAGCTTTCCTATGAGTCCTGCACGTCCCTCAGCATCGCCAACAATGGGCACTCTGTCCAAGTGGACTTCAATGACAGTGATGACCGAACTG CCTCAAGATCCCAACCATCCTGGACCAAAGAGAGGCCAGTGGGAACTTGTAGCAGCTCCTTCCAAG TGGTGACTGGGGGCCCCCTGGATGGGCCCTACCGGCTCAAGCAGCTCCATTTCCACTGGGGCAAGAAGCACAGTGAGGGCTCAGAGCACACGGTGGATGGCAAGTCATTCCCCAGCGAA CTGCACCTGGTTCATTGGAATGCCAAGAAGTACAGCACCTTTGGGGAGGCGGCCTCAGCACCCGATGGCCTGGCTGTGGTTGGTGTCTTCCTGGAG ACGGGGGACGAGCACGCCAGCATGAACCGTCTGACAGATGCACTCTACATGGTTCGGTTTAAG ggcACCAAGGCCCAGTTCAGCTGCTTCAACCCCAAGTACCTCCTGCCTGCCAGCCAGCACTACTGGACCTACCCTGGCTCCCTGACAACACCCCCACTGAGCGAGAGCGTCACCTGGATTGTGCTCCGGGAGCCCATCAGCATCTCTGAGAGGCAG ATGGAGAAATTTCGGAGCCTGCTTTTCACCGCAGAGGATGATGAGAGGATCCACATGGTGAACAACTTCCGGCCGCCACAGCCACTGAAGGGCCGTGTGGTCAAGGCCTCCTTCAGGGCCTGA
- the CA7 gene encoding carbonic anhydrase 7 isoform X3, giving the protein MNNEEPRSRLPGRNPGKAGPSHWHKLYPIAQGDRQSPINIVSSQAVYSPSLKPLELSYESCTSLSIANNGHSVQVDFNDSDDRTASRSQPSWTKERPVGTCSSSFQVVTGGPLDGPYRLKQLHFHWGKKHSEGSEHTVDGKSFPSELHLVHWNAKKYSTFGEAASAPDGLAVVGVFLETGDEHASMNRLTDALYMVRFKGTKAQFSCFNPKYLLPASQHYWTYPGSLTTPPLSESVTWIVLREPISISERQMEKFRSLLFTAEDDERIHMVNNFRPPQPLKGRVVKASFRA; this is encoded by the exons ATGAACAATGAGGAGCCAAGATCCAGGCTGCCAGGACGAAACCCAGGCaaggcag GCCCCTCACACTGGCACAAGCTGTATCCCATTGCCCAGGGAGACCGCCAGTCACCAATCAATATCGTATCCAGCCAGGCTGTGTACTCGCCCAGCCTGAAGCCACTGGAGCTTTCCTATGAGTCCTGCACGTCCCTCAGCATCGCCAACAATGGGCACTCTGTCCAAGTGGACTTCAATGACAGTGATGACCGAACTG CCTCAAGATCCCAACCATCCTGGACCAAAGAGAGGCCAGTGGGAACTTGTAGCAGCTCCTTCCAAG TGGTGACTGGGGGCCCCCTGGATGGGCCCTACCGGCTCAAGCAGCTCCATTTCCACTGGGGCAAGAAGCACAGTGAGGGCTCAGAGCACACGGTGGATGGCAAGTCATTCCCCAGCGAA CTGCACCTGGTTCATTGGAATGCCAAGAAGTACAGCACCTTTGGGGAGGCGGCCTCAGCACCCGATGGCCTGGCTGTGGTTGGTGTCTTCCTGGAG ACGGGGGACGAGCACGCCAGCATGAACCGTCTGACAGATGCACTCTACATGGTTCGGTTTAAG ggcACCAAGGCCCAGTTCAGCTGCTTCAACCCCAAGTACCTCCTGCCTGCCAGCCAGCACTACTGGACCTACCCTGGCTCCCTGACAACACCCCCACTGAGCGAGAGCGTCACCTGGATTGTGCTCCGGGAGCCCATCAGCATCTCTGAGAGGCAG ATGGAGAAATTTCGGAGCCTGCTTTTCACCGCAGAGGATGATGAGAGGATCCACATGGTGAACAACTTCCGGCCGCCACAGCCACTGAAGGGCCGTGTGGTCAAGGCCTCCTTCAGGGCCTGA
- the CA7 gene encoding carbonic anhydrase 7 isoform X5 has product MTGHHGWGYGHNDGPSHWHKLYPIAQGDRQSPINIVSSQAVYSPSLKPLELSYESCTSLSIANNGHSVQVDFNDSDDRTASRSQPSWTKERPVGTCSSSFQVVTGGPLDGPYRLKQLHFHWGKKHSEGSEHTVDGKSFPSELHLVHWNAKKYSTFGEAASAPDGLAVVGVFLETGDEHASMNRLTDALYMVRFKGTKAQFSCFNPKYLLPASQHYWTYPGSLTTPPLSESVTWIVLREPISISERQMEKFRSLLFTAEDDERIHMVNNFRPPQPLKGRVVKASFRA; this is encoded by the exons ATGACCGGCCACCACGGCTGGGGCTACGGCCACAACGACG GCCCCTCACACTGGCACAAGCTGTATCCCATTGCCCAGGGAGACCGCCAGTCACCAATCAATATCGTATCCAGCCAGGCTGTGTACTCGCCCAGCCTGAAGCCACTGGAGCTTTCCTATGAGTCCTGCACGTCCCTCAGCATCGCCAACAATGGGCACTCTGTCCAAGTGGACTTCAATGACAGTGATGACCGAACTG CCTCAAGATCCCAACCATCCTGGACCAAAGAGAGGCCAGTGGGAACTTGTAGCAGCTCCTTCCAAG TGGTGACTGGGGGCCCCCTGGATGGGCCCTACCGGCTCAAGCAGCTCCATTTCCACTGGGGCAAGAAGCACAGTGAGGGCTCAGAGCACACGGTGGATGGCAAGTCATTCCCCAGCGAA CTGCACCTGGTTCATTGGAATGCCAAGAAGTACAGCACCTTTGGGGAGGCGGCCTCAGCACCCGATGGCCTGGCTGTGGTTGGTGTCTTCCTGGAG ACGGGGGACGAGCACGCCAGCATGAACCGTCTGACAGATGCACTCTACATGGTTCGGTTTAAG ggcACCAAGGCCCAGTTCAGCTGCTTCAACCCCAAGTACCTCCTGCCTGCCAGCCAGCACTACTGGACCTACCCTGGCTCCCTGACAACACCCCCACTGAGCGAGAGCGTCACCTGGATTGTGCTCCGGGAGCCCATCAGCATCTCTGAGAGGCAG ATGGAGAAATTTCGGAGCCTGCTTTTCACCGCAGAGGATGATGAGAGGATCCACATGGTGAACAACTTCCGGCCGCCACAGCCACTGAAGGGCCGTGTGGTCAAGGCCTCCTTCAGGGCCTGA
- the CA7 gene encoding carbonic anhydrase 7 isoform X1: MAQLALTRAGTLTHRRSAQRVKVAQGSGGRSRRSAVRGVCAGSAHACVPGPPASWAPRGQTRGVLRREFPRRSVRAFQSAGPSHWHKLYPIAQGDRQSPINIVSSQAVYSPSLKPLELSYESCTSLSIANNGHSVQVDFNDSDDRTASRSQPSWTKERPVGTCSSSFQVVTGGPLDGPYRLKQLHFHWGKKHSEGSEHTVDGKSFPSELHLVHWNAKKYSTFGEAASAPDGLAVVGVFLETGDEHASMNRLTDALYMVRFKGTKAQFSCFNPKYLLPASQHYWTYPGSLTTPPLSESVTWIVLREPISISERQMEKFRSLLFTAEDDERIHMVNNFRPPQPLKGRVVKASFRA, translated from the exons ATGGCCCAGCTCGCTCTGACCCGGGCCGGGACACTCACTCATCGCCGGAGTGCGCAGCGGGTGAAGGTAGCCCAGGGCAGCGGGGGGCGGTCCCGGCGGAGCGCTGTGCGCGGTGTCTGTGCGGGGAGCGCGCACGCTTGTGTGCCGGGACCTCCGGCGAGCTGGGCTCCCCGTGGGCAAACGCGCGGTGTCCTGCGCAGAGAGTTTCCCCGTCGAAGCGTCCGAGCTTTCCAGTCGGCAG GCCCCTCACACTGGCACAAGCTGTATCCCATTGCCCAGGGAGACCGCCAGTCACCAATCAATATCGTATCCAGCCAGGCTGTGTACTCGCCCAGCCTGAAGCCACTGGAGCTTTCCTATGAGTCCTGCACGTCCCTCAGCATCGCCAACAATGGGCACTCTGTCCAAGTGGACTTCAATGACAGTGATGACCGAACTG CCTCAAGATCCCAACCATCCTGGACCAAAGAGAGGCCAGTGGGAACTTGTAGCAGCTCCTTCCAAG TGGTGACTGGGGGCCCCCTGGATGGGCCCTACCGGCTCAAGCAGCTCCATTTCCACTGGGGCAAGAAGCACAGTGAGGGCTCAGAGCACACGGTGGATGGCAAGTCATTCCCCAGCGAA CTGCACCTGGTTCATTGGAATGCCAAGAAGTACAGCACCTTTGGGGAGGCGGCCTCAGCACCCGATGGCCTGGCTGTGGTTGGTGTCTTCCTGGAG ACGGGGGACGAGCACGCCAGCATGAACCGTCTGACAGATGCACTCTACATGGTTCGGTTTAAG ggcACCAAGGCCCAGTTCAGCTGCTTCAACCCCAAGTACCTCCTGCCTGCCAGCCAGCACTACTGGACCTACCCTGGCTCCCTGACAACACCCCCACTGAGCGAGAGCGTCACCTGGATTGTGCTCCGGGAGCCCATCAGCATCTCTGAGAGGCAG ATGGAGAAATTTCGGAGCCTGCTTTTCACCGCAGAGGATGATGAGAGGATCCACATGGTGAACAACTTCCGGCCGCCACAGCCACTGAAGGGCCGTGTGGTCAAGGCCTCCTTCAGGGCCTGA
- the CA7 gene encoding carbonic anhydrase 7 isoform X6 — translation MESLGGPSHWHKLYPIAQGDRQSPINIVSSQAVYSPSLKPLELSYESCTSLSIANNGHSVQVDFNDSDDRTASRSQPSWTKERPVGTCSSSFQVVTGGPLDGPYRLKQLHFHWGKKHSEGSEHTVDGKSFPSELHLVHWNAKKYSTFGEAASAPDGLAVVGVFLETGDEHASMNRLTDALYMVRFKGTKAQFSCFNPKYLLPASQHYWTYPGSLTTPPLSESVTWIVLREPISISERQMEKFRSLLFTAEDDERIHMVNNFRPPQPLKGRVVKASFRA, via the exons ATGGAGTCTCTGGGAG GCCCCTCACACTGGCACAAGCTGTATCCCATTGCCCAGGGAGACCGCCAGTCACCAATCAATATCGTATCCAGCCAGGCTGTGTACTCGCCCAGCCTGAAGCCACTGGAGCTTTCCTATGAGTCCTGCACGTCCCTCAGCATCGCCAACAATGGGCACTCTGTCCAAGTGGACTTCAATGACAGTGATGACCGAACTG CCTCAAGATCCCAACCATCCTGGACCAAAGAGAGGCCAGTGGGAACTTGTAGCAGCTCCTTCCAAG TGGTGACTGGGGGCCCCCTGGATGGGCCCTACCGGCTCAAGCAGCTCCATTTCCACTGGGGCAAGAAGCACAGTGAGGGCTCAGAGCACACGGTGGATGGCAAGTCATTCCCCAGCGAA CTGCACCTGGTTCATTGGAATGCCAAGAAGTACAGCACCTTTGGGGAGGCGGCCTCAGCACCCGATGGCCTGGCTGTGGTTGGTGTCTTCCTGGAG ACGGGGGACGAGCACGCCAGCATGAACCGTCTGACAGATGCACTCTACATGGTTCGGTTTAAG ggcACCAAGGCCCAGTTCAGCTGCTTCAACCCCAAGTACCTCCTGCCTGCCAGCCAGCACTACTGGACCTACCCTGGCTCCCTGACAACACCCCCACTGAGCGAGAGCGTCACCTGGATTGTGCTCCGGGAGCCCATCAGCATCTCTGAGAGGCAG ATGGAGAAATTTCGGAGCCTGCTTTTCACCGCAGAGGATGATGAGAGGATCCACATGGTGAACAACTTCCGGCCGCCACAGCCACTGAAGGGCCGTGTGGTCAAGGCCTCCTTCAGGGCCTGA
- the CA7 gene encoding carbonic anhydrase 7 isoform X2 — protein sequence MAQLALTRAGTLTHRRSAQRVKVAQGSGGRSRRSAVRGVCAGSAHACVPGPPASWAPRGQTRGVLRREFPRRSVRAFQSAGPSHWHKLYPIAQGDRQSPINIVSSQAVYSPSLKPLELSYESCTSLSIANNGHSVQVDFNDSDDRTVVTGGPLDGPYRLKQLHFHWGKKHSEGSEHTVDGKSFPSELHLVHWNAKKYSTFGEAASAPDGLAVVGVFLETGDEHASMNRLTDALYMVRFKGTKAQFSCFNPKYLLPASQHYWTYPGSLTTPPLSESVTWIVLREPISISERQMEKFRSLLFTAEDDERIHMVNNFRPPQPLKGRVVKASFRA from the exons ATGGCCCAGCTCGCTCTGACCCGGGCCGGGACACTCACTCATCGCCGGAGTGCGCAGCGGGTGAAGGTAGCCCAGGGCAGCGGGGGGCGGTCCCGGCGGAGCGCTGTGCGCGGTGTCTGTGCGGGGAGCGCGCACGCTTGTGTGCCGGGACCTCCGGCGAGCTGGGCTCCCCGTGGGCAAACGCGCGGTGTCCTGCGCAGAGAGTTTCCCCGTCGAAGCGTCCGAGCTTTCCAGTCGGCAG GCCCCTCACACTGGCACAAGCTGTATCCCATTGCCCAGGGAGACCGCCAGTCACCAATCAATATCGTATCCAGCCAGGCTGTGTACTCGCCCAGCCTGAAGCCACTGGAGCTTTCCTATGAGTCCTGCACGTCCCTCAGCATCGCCAACAATGGGCACTCTGTCCAAGTGGACTTCAATGACAGTGATGACCGAACTG TGGTGACTGGGGGCCCCCTGGATGGGCCCTACCGGCTCAAGCAGCTCCATTTCCACTGGGGCAAGAAGCACAGTGAGGGCTCAGAGCACACGGTGGATGGCAAGTCATTCCCCAGCGAA CTGCACCTGGTTCATTGGAATGCCAAGAAGTACAGCACCTTTGGGGAGGCGGCCTCAGCACCCGATGGCCTGGCTGTGGTTGGTGTCTTCCTGGAG ACGGGGGACGAGCACGCCAGCATGAACCGTCTGACAGATGCACTCTACATGGTTCGGTTTAAG ggcACCAAGGCCCAGTTCAGCTGCTTCAACCCCAAGTACCTCCTGCCTGCCAGCCAGCACTACTGGACCTACCCTGGCTCCCTGACAACACCCCCACTGAGCGAGAGCGTCACCTGGATTGTGCTCCGGGAGCCCATCAGCATCTCTGAGAGGCAG ATGGAGAAATTTCGGAGCCTGCTTTTCACCGCAGAGGATGATGAGAGGATCCACATGGTGAACAACTTCCGGCCGCCACAGCCACTGAAGGGCCGTGTGGTCAAGGCCTCCTTCAGGGCCTGA
- the LOC114484918 gene encoding NEDD8-activating enzyme E1 regulatory subunit-like isoform X2, with translation MAQPGKVLKEQKYDRQLRLWGDHGQEALESAHVCLINATATGTEILKNLVLPGIGSFTIIDGNQVSGEDAGNNFFLQRSSIGKNRAQAAMEFLQELNNDVSGSFVEEVYHCGCNSAS, from the exons ATGGCGCAGCCGGGGAAGGTGCTTAAGGAGCAGAAGTACGACCGGCAGCTGAG GTTGTGGGGTGATCATGGGCAAGAGGCTTTAGAATCTGCTCATGTTTGCCTAATAAATGCAACAGCTACAGGAACTGAAATTCTTAAAAACTTGGTACTACCAG GTATTGGTTCATTTACAATTATTGATGGAAATCAGGTCAGCGGAGAAGATGCTGGAAATAA ttttttccttcAGAGAAGCAGTATTGGCAAg aaccgaGCTCAAGCCGCCATGGAATTCTTACAAGAATTAAATAACGATGTCTCTGGGAGTTTTGTGgaagag